The following proteins come from a genomic window of Chanos chanos chromosome 15, fChaCha1.1, whole genome shotgun sequence:
- the LOC115828843 gene encoding stonustoxin subunit beta-like has protein sequence MNNASSTSSPGKSRPPHKLIYATGAIVDHEVMIRKRQELMEYACDLKLDPNTVNRVLSLSEGNRKVTQGGSQSYPDHPERFDDWHQVMCRESLTGHCYWETEWSGRGAGISATYKGIRRKGGSDCEFGHNEKSWSLWCSDNSYTAVHNNQTTHIPHHPSHTHRVGVYLDWSSGTLSFYNISSVTHTLTHLHTFHCTFTEPLYAGFYVYSGSSVSLCQIR, from the exons ATGAATAACGCGTCCTCAACGTCCTCACCCGGAAAATCACGTCCTCCTCACAAGCTCATTTACGCCACTGGAGCCAT tgtggatCATGAAGTGATGATTAGAAAACGACAAGAACTAATGGAGT atgcctgtgatctcaaactggacccaaacacagtaaacagagtcctctctctgtctgaggggaacagaaaggtgacacagGGAGGATctcagtcgtatcctgatcatccagagagatttgatgactggcatcaggtcatgtgtagagagagtctgactggacactgttactgggagactgagtggagtgggaGAGGTGCTGGTATATCAgcgacatataaaggaatcaggaggaaaggagggagtgactgtgagtttggacacaatgaaaagtcctggagtctgtggtGCTCTGATAACAGTTACACTGCCGTTCACAATAATCAGACAACTCACATACCtcaccacccctcacacacacacagagtaggagtgtatctggactggtcgtctggaactctgtccttctacaacatctcctctgtcacacacacactcacacacttacacacattccactgcacattcactgaacccctctatgcagggttttatgtttattctggctcctcagtgtctctgtgtcagataagataa